The Crocosphaera subtropica ATCC 51142 genome includes a window with the following:
- the gcvP gene encoding aminomethyl-transferring glycine dehydrogenase, translating to MPNLDITANHTQTNDNKTSNLDNILAPTDSFINRHIGPNRQEIDKMLKMLGFSTLEQLIDATVPQGIRLSKSLNLPEAQSEYGALAQLKSIASKNQIFRSYIGMGYHDCITPPVIQRNILENPGWYTAYTPYQAEIAQGRLEALLNYQTMIVELTGLEIANASLLDEGTAAAEAMSMSYGLCKNKKANAFFVDSHCHPQTIEVIRTRAYPLGIDLIIADHRFFDFDTEIFGALLQYPATDGTLYDYRTFIETAHNQGALVTVAADPLSLALLTPPGEFGADIAVGSTQRFGVPLGYGGPHAAYFATKEAYKRQIPGRIVGVSKDAQGNPALRLALQTREQHIRREKATSNICTAQVLLAVIAGMYGVYHGPEGIKNIAQKIHQLTVILAKGLQTLSYTINDEPFFDTVKVGVGDASVKAVIKAAAERKINLRLYGEGVLCISLDETTTVHDVVELWQIFAAKDELPFTIEDIAKQVNFDFPIFFKRTSDYLTDPVFNQYHSESELLRYLHQLESKDLALNTSMIPLGSCTMKLNAAAEMMPVTWPEFGKLHPFAPLSQTEGYQILFQQLEKWLGEITGFDGISLQPNAGSQGEYAGLQVIRQYHDSRGEINRNICLIPESAHGTNPASAVMCGMKVVAVKCDKQGNIDIADLEKKAEKHANNLGALMVTYPSTHGVFEEEIINICDIVHRHGGQVYMDGANMNAQVGICRPADFGADVCHLNLHKTFCIPHGGGGPGMGPIGVKSHLVPFLPTTNVEKYTDPDSNGKAETSIGAISAAPWGSASILVISWMYIAMMGEKGLTEATKVAILNANYMASRLGDYYPILFKGSSGCVAHECIIDLRPLKKQAGVEVDDIAKRLMDFGFHAPTVSWPVIGTMMVEPTESEDLAELDRFCDAMITIHQEAEAIANGTIDPENNPLKNAPHTAQAVICGDWERPYSREKAAYPAPWTKEHKFWPTVGRIDNAYGDRNLVCSCEGMEAYQDS from the coding sequence ATGCCAAACCTGGATATTACAGCAAATCACACTCAAACTAACGATAATAAAACTTCTAATCTCGACAATATACTTGCGCCTACTGATAGTTTTATCAATCGCCATATTGGGCCCAATCGCCAAGAAATTGATAAAATGCTCAAGATGCTAGGCTTTTCTACCCTAGAGCAACTGATAGATGCTACCGTACCCCAAGGCATACGCCTTAGTAAATCGTTAAATTTACCCGAAGCACAAAGTGAATACGGTGCATTAGCCCAATTAAAGTCTATTGCTTCTAAAAATCAGATATTTCGCTCCTATATCGGCATGGGTTATCATGACTGTATTACCCCCCCAGTCATTCAACGCAACATCTTAGAAAACCCAGGTTGGTACACCGCTTATACGCCATATCAAGCGGAAATTGCCCAAGGAAGACTAGAAGCCCTCTTAAACTATCAAACCATGATAGTAGAGTTAACCGGACTTGAAATTGCTAATGCTTCCTTACTGGATGAAGGAACAGCAGCAGCGGAAGCCATGAGCATGAGTTATGGTTTATGTAAAAACAAAAAGGCTAATGCTTTCTTTGTCGACTCCCATTGTCACCCCCAAACAATCGAAGTCATTAGAACAAGGGCGTATCCTTTAGGAATTGATTTGATTATTGCTGACCATCGCTTCTTTGACTTTGATACGGAGATTTTTGGCGCATTATTACAATATCCTGCTACCGATGGCACTCTCTACGACTATCGCACCTTTATCGAAACCGCACACAATCAGGGTGCATTAGTGACCGTTGCTGCTGACCCTCTCAGTTTAGCACTCTTAACACCACCCGGAGAATTTGGCGCAGATATTGCCGTAGGAAGCACCCAACGCTTCGGTGTACCCTTAGGATATGGGGGACCCCATGCAGCCTATTTTGCTACGAAAGAAGCCTATAAACGGCAGATTCCAGGGCGTATTGTGGGAGTCTCCAAAGATGCACAGGGAAACCCGGCCTTAAGACTAGCACTGCAAACCAGAGAACAACATATTCGTCGAGAAAAAGCCACCAGTAATATCTGTACCGCACAAGTATTACTAGCAGTTATTGCTGGAATGTATGGGGTATATCATGGACCCGAAGGCATCAAAAATATTGCTCAAAAGATACACCAATTAACCGTAATTCTAGCTAAAGGATTACAAACGTTAAGTTACACAATTAATGATGAACCCTTCTTTGATACTGTTAAAGTTGGAGTAGGTGATGCCAGTGTAAAAGCCGTAATAAAAGCAGCAGCAGAACGAAAAATAAATCTACGCTTGTATGGAGAAGGAGTCTTATGTATTAGCTTAGATGAAACAACTACCGTTCATGATGTCGTTGAATTATGGCAAATTTTTGCAGCCAAAGATGAGCTACCATTTACCATTGAAGACATAGCAAAACAAGTCAATTTTGACTTTCCCATCTTCTTTAAACGGACTTCAGACTATTTAACTGATCCTGTGTTTAATCAGTATCATTCCGAAAGTGAATTATTGCGTTATTTACATCAGTTAGAAAGTAAAGATTTAGCCTTAAATACCTCCATGATTCCTCTGGGATCATGTACCATGAAATTAAACGCAGCAGCAGAGATGATGCCTGTCACTTGGCCTGAGTTTGGGAAACTCCATCCCTTTGCCCCCTTATCCCAAACCGAAGGCTATCAAATCCTCTTTCAACAGTTAGAAAAATGGTTAGGGGAGATAACAGGATTTGATGGTATTTCTTTACAACCTAACGCTGGTTCTCAGGGAGAATATGCAGGACTGCAAGTGATTCGTCAATACCATGACAGTCGAGGTGAAATTAACCGGAATATCTGCTTAATTCCAGAATCAGCCCACGGGACAAACCCCGCCAGCGCAGTTATGTGTGGCATGAAAGTAGTAGCCGTTAAATGTGATAAACAAGGGAATATCGACATTGCCGACTTAGAAAAAAAAGCCGAAAAACACGCCAACAATTTAGGGGCGTTAATGGTCACTTATCCTTCCACTCATGGGGTATTTGAAGAAGAAATAATTAATATTTGCGATATCGTTCATCGTCACGGTGGACAGGTGTATATGGATGGGGCTAATATGAACGCCCAAGTAGGAATCTGTCGTCCGGCTGATTTTGGGGCTGATGTTTGCCATCTTAACCTCCACAAAACCTTCTGTATCCCTCATGGCGGTGGCGGTCCGGGGATGGGTCCCATTGGCGTAAAATCTCATCTTGTTCCCTTCCTCCCCACAACCAACGTGGAAAAATATACCGATCCCGATAGTAATGGTAAAGCAGAAACCTCCATAGGAGCCATTTCCGCAGCCCCTTGGGGTAGTGCCAGTATCCTGGTCATTTCTTGGATGTACATCGCTATGATGGGGGAAAAAGGGCTGACTGAGGCGACAAAAGTAGCTATCCTCAATGCCAACTATATGGCTTCTCGTTTAGGTGACTACTATCCCATCTTGTTTAAAGGTTCCTCTGGTTGCGTTGCCCACGAATGTATCATTGATCTGCGTCCCTTGAAAAAGCAAGCCGGGGTAGAAGTGGATGACATTGCTAAACGCTTGATGGACTTTGGTTTTCATGCGCCTACGGTGTCTTGGCCAGTTATTGGGACGATGATGGTAGAACCCACCGAAAGCGAAGACTTGGCAGAGTTGGATCGTTTTTGTGATGCCATGATCACCATTCACCAAGAAGCTGAAGCGATCGCCAATGGGACAATTGATCCCGAAAATAATCCCTTAAAAAATGCCCCTCACACGGCCCAAGCGGTCATTTGTGGAGATTGGGAACGGCCTTATTCCCGTGAAAAAGCAGCCTATCCAGCCCCTTGGACAAAAGAACATAAGTTCTGGCCAACCGTCGGACGCATTGATAACGCTTATGGGGATAGAAACTTAGTTTGTTCTTGTGAAGGAATGGAAGCTTATCAAGATAGTTAA